In Pochonia chlamydosporia 170 chromosome 3, whole genome shotgun sequence, the following are encoded in one genomic region:
- a CDS encoding Zn(II)2Cys6 transcriptional activator (similar to Verticillium alfalfae VaMs.102 XP_003002808.1) encodes MEKEIERLRRNITRAKAQGFVPEAGDDDDMNSPVAPSTAPYTHTRNPSLMGSDEAVSSLLHLKRGGAYAVPHYSYELEGVRLTDDNVTHLFNEFFAYYHPFLPFLSPQIPPEQYNQQHPLLFWSIVAVAARRFSPLDCPNLLTNLSGPMTRFLWTTIGEVPSNYHVVKAMCLLCTWPLPTSTTTSDPTHILCGVMMKTATGIGLHRPNHIRDFSRVSVELNKEQLADRVTTWAVCNIVAQNVGTGYGQPASTLYDWTLALRPGDDPALHLSTELEARLQIERFCDKVSKEMYSNASDPRGVAGDEHRAMLMRVYRRDYGELQASVMSQQLGPIVNLHLRAAALHMRLAGFFDSSKTPGYMDDLMGLWRAATSFLDELLEVDKVTSPRDSIRGTILLYATNYLQQMLVAAGFTLLKLMRSFFCKTIDFDRGRSLFHHSVKAIRATSVVHNDLQWRLAELMVQMWNGARLDSRNNAYNPDDDTAVQMDDSLQLKVRCRHSMSLVFDSVWRWREEYQSQGRGSLENTKHPTNPDSANESSASSSQLDSTLMPSHPLPTSNMLNTNGALTPGATGLSAAATAPNTMIAGMPYGETNYDFFDPQHWMLDGLVDFNYGAFVPPLEGA; translated from the exons atggagaaggagattgaaCGTCTGCGGCGCAACATTACTCGAGCAAAGGCTCAAGGCTTCGTACCAGAAgccggcgacgacgacgacatgaATTCACCCGTGGCCCCGAGCACCGCACCATACACACATACCCGCAACCCTTCTCTCATGGGCTCAGACGAGGCCGTGTcctctctccttcatctcaagAGAGGCGGCGCATACGCCGTGCCGCATTATTCGTACGAACTGGAAGGTGTCCGATTGACTGATGATAATGTCACCCATCTGTTCAACGAGTTTTTCGCCTACTACCACCCATTTCTACCATTTCTCAGCCCGCAAATACCCCCCGAACAATATAACCAACAACACCCGCTGTTGTTTTGGTccattgttgccgttgcAGCTCGTCGTTTCAGCCCCCTTGACTGTCCAAACCTTCTTACCAACCTGTCGGGCCCAATGACCCGATTCCTTTGGACCACGATTGGTGAGGTACCTAGCAACTACCATGTCGTCAAGGCCATGTGCTTGCTTTGCACCTGGCCACTACCGACAAGCACTACAACGTCGGACCCGACGCATATTCTGTGTGGTGTCATGATGAAAACGGCTACTGGTATTGGACTGCATCGGCCGAATCATATTAGGGATTTTTCGAGGGTGTCAGTCGAACTCAACAAGGAGCAGTTGGCAGATCGTGTCACGACTTGGGCGGTCTGCAATATTGTAGCACAAAACGTGGGAACAGGATATGGACAGCCGGCATCAACCTTGTATGACTGGACTCTTGCACTTCGCCCTGGAGATGACCCGGCGCTGCACTTGTCTACTGAACTTGAAGCACGACTCCAAATCGAGCGGTTCTGCGACAAGGTTTCCAAGGAGATGTATAGCAATGCGAGTGATCCCAGAGGAGTTGCCGGTGATGAACACCGTGCGATGTTGATGCGAGTCTACCGCCGAGATTATGGTGAGCTTCAAGCGTCGGTCATGTCCCAGCAGCTTGGACCCATTGTGAATCTACACCTCCGTGCGGCGGCGCTTCACATGAGACTTGCCGGCTTTTTCGATTCCAGCAAGACCCCAGGCTATATGGACGATCTTATGGGCCTTTGGAGAGCAGCAACTAGCTTTCTCGATGAACTCCTCGAGGTGGACAAAGTTACCTCACCGCGTGACAGCATTCGAGGAACCATCTTATTGTATGCGACCAACTATCTGCAGCAGATGCTCGTTGCAGCCGGCTTCAccttgttgaagttgatgagaTCATTCTTCTGCAAAACCATCGATTTTGATCGTGGCCGAAGCCTTTTCCACCACTCTGTTAAGGCTATCAGGGCAACCAGTGTAGTTCATAACGATCTGCAATGGCGTTTGGCTGAATTGATGGTGCAGATGTGGAACGGCGCTCGTTTGGACAGCCGAAACAATGCGTACAATCCAGACGACGATACGGCTGTGCAGATGGATGACAGCTTGCAGCTAAAAGTGCGTTGCCGGCACAGcatgagtctggtgtttgattcggtttggcgatggagggAAGAGTACCAATCTCAAGGACGTGGAAGCCTCGAGA ATACAAAGCATCCCACGAATCCAGATTCTGCCAACGAGTCATCGGCCTCATCCTCGCAACTCGACAGCACTCTGATGCCGTCTCATCCTCTTCCCACGTCAAACATGCTGAATACAAATGGAGCCCTGACGCCTGGTGCTACTGGGCTATCGGCGGCAGCAACTGCTCCAAACACGATGATTGCTGGCATGCCTTATGGTGAGACGAATTACGACTTTTTTGATCCTCAGCATTGGATGCTAGACGGGCTGGTCGATTTCAACTATGGCGCGTTTGTGCCTCCTCTGGAAGGCGCATAG